GGTTCGTCCACAAAGACGGCTCCGAACGGGGTGAGGATGGCCGCGCAGACGACCCCGAGGATCGTCGTGGAGAGGATCTTCCCCGTGATGATGGCCCCCGGGCGCACGGGCGCGGCAAGGCACCGGGCGAGCGTGCCGCCGACGAACTCCCTCGGGAAGTCGCGCATGGATTGATCCATTACCATGAGAAGCGCAACCACGGCGAATCCCGGCAGGAAGAGCAGAAAGAGCGAGCCGGAGGACGGGGAGGCGGCTTCGGAGTCTGTGGTGGTGGCCAGCCCGGCGACCGGCGGGAGAAGAACACGGGCCACCCGATCGATGGCGTGATGGAAGAGGACGGCCAGTGTGGCGATGCGCGTGTCCGGAGGGGTTTCGGATTCATCGAGAAGATCGCGGAGATGGCGAAGCGGTTCAGCCAACAGGAGAGTGGCCGCATCCGCTCCGGTCGCGAGAATCCGCGCTCCCTCGACGGCGACTCCGGGGAGGACTCGTTCGCGCGGGTTCTTCCAGACAGGGATCTCTACCGACCTCTCCCCCAGGATTGCGCGGGTGAAGTCGGCCGGAATGACGACGAGCGCGCTGACCTCATTCCGGTCGAGGAGTTCGCGCCCGGTGGTGGAGTCGGCGAGCGTGACCTCCACGCGGTCGGTGAACTCCGGTCGTTCGACGGCGCCTCCGAGGAACATGCCGAACAACCCTTCGTCTCGAATGTCCAGGGCGACGCGCAGGCGGGGTGGTTCACTTCCGCCGAACGCCAGCGCAAACACAGCCCCGAGCGCGAGAGGAAACGCCAGCATCAGGAGCGTGCCGAGGGGGGCGCGTCGGCGACGACGGAAGTCTCGACGCAGTATGGCCGTGAGCGTCCTCAATCGCGCAGCTCCCGGCCTGTCAGCCGCAGGAAGACGCTCTGGAGGGAGGGTTCACGGATGGTGACATCGTCAAGCGACAGCCCGGAGTCGAGAAGTGCCGACAGGACGCCCGGTGCGCTGGAATGTCCCGCCGCAACGAGAACATGCCCGTCTTCAGGAAAGTGGATCGCGTCACCGACGGGGCATCGTGCGCGGAACTCCTCCTCCGTGAACGACCCGCGCGCACTGATGACCTTCCCGTCGCCGAGAGACCGCTGAAGCTGGGACAGTGTCCCGTCCGCCAGGATCCGCCCGTGATCGAGGATGGCGACGCGGTCGCACAGCGCTTCCGCCTCCTCCAGATAGTGGGTCGTGTAGAGCACCGTCGTTCCGTCCCGGGCCATCTGGCGCACGAGCTCCAGAATGCGGGCGCGCGCGTGGACATCGATGCCGACGGTGGGCTCATCCAGCAGCAGAATGCGCGGGCGATGCACGACACCCGCCGCGAGATTCAACCGACGCTTCATGCCGCCGCTGAATCGGGAAACCGGGTCCCGGCGGTCCGAGAGTTCCACCAGCGCAAGGACTTCCTCGATGCGTTCGCGGAGTGATGTGCCGGAGAGTCCTCGAAGCGCCCCCCAGAACTCCAGATTCTCCCGGGCGGAAAGCTCCTCGTAGAGCGCGATCTCCTGCGGCACGACCCCCAGGAGGGACTTCGCCCGGCGGGGCTCCGCGGCGAGATCGATCCCGTCGAGGAGGATGCGCCCGGAGGTGGGGGCGAGGAGCCCGCTGATCATGGAGAGAGTGGTCGTCTTCCCCGCACCGTTGGGTCCGAGGAGACCTGTGACTTCGCCGGGTCGGGCGTCCAGCGACGCACCGTCTACCGCGGTGATGTCGCCGAAGCGTCGCGTGAGCATCTCCGCATGGATCATGCAAAGCCTCCGGTCGCGAGGGAGTGGGTCCGCGAAGACGAGAAGGCTACCCCGGGCCGAGGTGTCGCGCAACGCCTCCGCCCGGAGGGGGGAACGGCCTTCCCACTTGCGCGAAGATCGTGTATCGTCCCGGGTCGCTTGCACGATATGCCGAAGTGGTGAAATTGGTAGACGCGCACGGTTCAGGGCCGTGTGGGGGCAACCCCGTGTGGGTTCGAGTCCCACCTTCGGCACCATTCGGGGGAAGGGCGGAGGGATTCGCTCTTCCCCGTTCTCCCGGCCTCCTTGACAGTCTGCCGAGTGGGGAGGACTCTCCTCCTCCGTCCCCGAATGTCGGCCAGCCCGGAGGCCCGTTTGCACCGTCGTGCCGGAAGTGCCATCCCCGCGTTCTTGGTGTGCTTCGCGTTCTTCACGCCGTTTTCGATCGCGGGGGCGCACATTAGCCTCACGCTGGCAGGGCTGGCCTTCCTGACGGATCCGCAGAGCCGCAGTTCCGCCCGGCGGCTGGCACGCGGGCACTTTCTCATGCGCCCGGTAGTCGCATGGTGCGTGGTGAGCATCGTGGCCGCTCTTTTCGCGATCGACTTGTTCGGGTCGGTCATCAAGCTGAAGAAACTCCTGCTGCTCACGCTCCTTCCGCTCGGCGCGCTTCCGCAGGTGCGGGCCCGGATCGGGTGGATTCTGGGGGCGCTTCTGTCTTCGGCCGCGGCCGTTTCCACTGTGGGCCTCGCGCGGCACCTGCTGGCGGGAGGAGGGCTTGCGGAGCGGCTTCGCGGGATCACGGGGCACTACCTTACGATCGCGGGGATTCTCATGGTCGTGACGCTGGTTGCCGTCGGGATTGCAGCGAGCGGACCCGGCGCGACCCGCCCATGCCGCCGTTTTGCGGGCATTGCCTCGGCGGGGGTGCTGTCGTTCATCGCGCTCATGGCCACCTATGCGCGCGGGAGCTGGCTGGGATTCGGCGCCGGGGCACTCTTCCTTCTGCGGCGGAATCGATGGCCGCTGCTCGCGCTGGTGGCGGCCGGCACGCTCTTCGCCATGCTGGGCCCGCAGGATGCGCGCGACCGCCTCCGCTCCATCGTGGATCCCGATCATCCCCGGAATATTGAGCGCGTCCTCATCTGGGAACACGGGCTGGAGCTTTCGCTGAAGAGACCGTGGTCCGGCCTCGGGCTGGTGATTCCGGCCGGGCTCATGGAGAAGGAGGTGGCGACGGAGCATGGCGTGATTCGCGTTCACAGCCATATGCACAACACGCCGCTTCAGATTGTCGTCTCGATGGGATTCCCAGCGCTGGCGGTCTTCGGATGGCTGGTGGCGGCCTGGTTTCGTCTGGGGAAACGCGCGTTGCCCGGGGCGGAGGGGCTGTGGGAGCGTGGGCTGGTCGCGGCCTATCCGGCGGTGCTCTCGGCTCTTCTTGTGAACGGCCTCGTGGAATGGAACTTCGGGGACTCGGAGATCCTGGGGCTGTTTCACCTGCTGACCGGGCTTGTCCTCGGGGTGGAGTCGGCGGAGTGACCCCGGAGCGCTGGCCCGTCGGCATCTGGGTGGCCGTGGGCGCGGTGCTTCGCTTCCTGTGGCCCGGCGGCTTTCTCTTCCGGTTGGATGAAGCCGTTCACATGGAGTTCGCCCGGGATCTTGCCCGGGATCCCCGCTGGATCGATCATGCGTGGCTGTCGAGCGCGGGCGTTCCGAACGGGCCTGTCTTCGCGATGTTCCTGACGCCCTTTGCCGCGCTGAGTGCGGACCCCCGCGTCGCGCAGGCGGGAGTGGCTCTCGCGAATGTGGCGGCGCTCGGCCTGGCGATACCGCTCTTCCGACGCCTTCTCCGGTCGGAAGCGGAGGCGCGGACCGCGCTGGCGATTCTGGCCACTTCGCCCGTGGCGATCTGGTTCTCGCGAAAACTCTGGGATCCGTGCCTTCTGGCTCTCTTCACGGTGCCGGCTCTCTTTCTTGCCGTCCGCGCGCTCTCCCCGGGCGGGTCGCGCACGGTGGCCTTCGTTCCGCCGCTGCTTGCGCTCGCAATCCAGACCCACCAGTCCGCGGCATTTCTGGCGGCCGCGCTGGGCGTGGCGTTCCTGATTGCGTGGCGTCGCGTTGCGTGGGGTGCGCTCCTTGCGGGAATGGCCGCGGGCGCCGCGCTGCTGGCTCCGTGGGTATCGTATCTCGCGAGAGAGGGCGGAGGCCGGACCGGGATCGCGTCGCTGGTGCCGTTCCGCACGGCCCCGGACATCGATGTGGTGACGAACCTGGTGATGGACGCGACGGGGCACAACATCATCCAGTCGGCCGGATTCGAAGCGCCGTGGATGCTCCTGTGGCCGGTCCCGCCGGTGGGGCTTCTCGTCTGGCTGGCCGCGGTGCCTTTCGTGGGGCACCTGACCCGCGGGTACCGGGAACTGGTTCGCCCGACGGAGGAAGACGCCTGGCGTCCCGGCGCCCGCGAAGTGGCGATGGCGGCGGCAGTGGGGGTCCCGGTGGCGTATCTGGCGCTGGGTGTTCGCGGCGTGGCGCACTACTTCCTGCCGGTGCTTCCCGTGCTGGTGGCACTTCTGGTGGTCGGGGCGCGTCGGCTTCGCCCGAAAAGGGCTCCCGGCCGGTGTGCGCTCTCCCTCCGAACGTTGGTCGTGGTGAATGTGCTGTCATGGCTCCTCTTTCAGGGGTACATGGTTCGGCACTCGGGGGGACCTTCCTACGGGTTGCCGTACGGGGAGGTCGCGCGGGCCTGCGAAGAGGTGGCGAATCGAGCGAGGGCCGACGGCCTGGGAACGGACTCGGCGCCGCTGCGGCTGATGGTGGATGTCCCTCGGGACCGGGGGGCGCTCCCGAGGCAGTACGCCTTCGTCCTGCGGGAGATCAGCGGGATCCGGGTCGAGGCCCCGGGGCCCGACGGCGTGGCGGATCTTGTTCTTCGCGTGCGCTGGACGCGCCCGGGGGGGGGTGGTCGGCGGGCATGGAGCGTGGAGGCGGCGGAGGTCCTGGCGGTTCCCCGCATGGCGAATGCGGGACCCGACACGCGCCGCGCACAGTGGGAAGACCCGTGCGGCAGTGGTATGCTCCGCTCCGCGCGAGGGGAATCATGGACGAGAACAACCGAACGATCACCAGCCACAAGAAGGCGCGTCACGACTACCATCTCATCGAGAGGATGGAAGCGGGGCTGAGCCTTACCGGAACCGAAGTGAAATCGCTGCGCGCCGGGAAGGCGAGCCTGTCGGAGGCGTATGCGCGGATCGACGGGTCGGAGGTGTTCCTCGTCGGGGCGCACATTCCCGAGTACAAGCACGGGAACCGCGAAAACCACGAACCCACGCGAAAGCGGAAACTCCTTCTTCATCGAAGGGAGATTGACCGCATCATCGGGAAGATCCGCGAGAAGGGGCTGACGCTGGTTCCGCTGCGCCTCTACTGGAAGCACGGTCGTGTGAAGGTGGAGATTGCGCTGGCGCGGGGGAAGCGGTCGTACGATCGCCGGGACGACATCGCCGCAACGGAGGCCAGGCGGGAAATGCGAAAGGCGAAGGCGCGGCGCACGGGAGGCGACGAGTGAACCGGTTGGCGAGTGCGCTTCTTGCGGCGGGGTGCCTGGCGTTGGTCGTTCACGCGGGGACGGAAGCCTCGGCCGGGCCACGCGTCGAGCGATCGGGCGGCTTCCTGCGCACGACCGCCCGTCCGGAACCGCGCGAACTGGCGTGCTTTCGGGTGGACGGCGTGGACTGCCTGCGGCTGGCGGATGTCGCGCGTATCTTCCACGGAACGCGCTACTGGCGGCCTGACATCGAGAAGATCGTGCTGAAGGTGGCAGGGCGCCGCATTCGCCTGACGGTGGACAGCCCGTTCGTCTTCACGGGGTCCGAGGGCGTGAACCTCATGGCCCCGATTGTGCGAACGGGAGACGGGGTGCTCGTCCCGGTTCGACTGGTGACGCGCGTGCTCTCGCCGATTGTCGAAGGTGAAGTGAGCTGGCATCGGGATCGGCGGCTTCTTCGGATCGACACGGAGGATCCCACGGTGCTTCGCGTGTCTTACGGTTTGCCGGAAGAGAGCGTGCTGGCGGAGATCGGTCTGGGGAAGGCGCAGGTCGCCCGCGTGCACCATGTGCTGGAGGGGAGCGGGGACGGCACGGGCCGTCGTGTTCGCGTGGCCATCGACGACGGGATTCTGGCTCCGGAGCTGGAGGGATTCTCGCCGGGCGGGCGGTTCGTGGATTCGCTGGTCGCGACGCAGCGAGCGGGGCACGCGGAACTGGACTTCCACCTGTCGCGGGACGCGCCGACGGGGCTGGGGCTGGAGTTTCGCGGGCGCCCGGCGCGATGGCTTCTCGCCGCGGGCCGCGCGGACAGTGGGGACGCGGTGGAGGGATGGGGCGAGGGGGAACGCGCGGATCTTGCCGGGCGGGAAGTGCGCGTGGTGGCGGTGGACGCCGGGCATGGCGGGATGGACCGGGGTGTCCTGTCGAGCGCCGGGGTTTCGGAGAAGGAGATCGCGCTGTTGATCGCCGGGCGGCTGGCGGAACTCCTGGAGGACGAGGGGTTCGTGGTGGTCATGACGCGTCGTGACGATCGCTACATCAGGGCGGACAGTCGCGCGGAGAAAGTGATTGCCGGGCGCGCGGACCTGCTCTTCTCGATCCACGCGAACGGGTGGTTTGACGCGAGCACCCGGGGCTTCTCCGTGGCGGTTCTTCCGGAGGGGACGGCGGCGGAGGAGGGCGGCATGCGGCGCTGGGGCGAAGTGTCGGCGGACGCGGTGCGCGAGAGTCGCCTTCTGGCAGACTGGACGCTGGAAGAAATGGAAGCGCTTCTTCCGCTGGAGAGCCGTGGCGTGCGCGAGGGAGACTTCGCCGTACTGCGGGGTGCGGGAATCCCGGCCGTGCTGGTGGAGTGCGGGTTCCTTTCGAATCCGGAGGAGAGCCTGACGCTGTCGGACGGAGGCTTCCACGACGGGGTGGCGGTCGCGCTTCTGGAGGCGGCGCTGCGTTTCCGGGACGCGGCGGCGGTCGGTGAGCTTCAGCCCGCGGAGGAGACGGCGCCGTGAAGTGGGGGATTGCGATTCTGGCGGTGATGGTGGTGGTGCTGGTCGCGGGAGGGATGTACTACGCGTTGGAGCGCGAAGAGACGAACCCGATCGCCCCCAAAGTGGAGGAGACGCCGGGAACGAGAAGTGTGGAACTGGTCTTCGCCGGGGAGGACGGCGGGACGGTTCGTGAAGATCGGGAGGTGCTGGCCGGGGAAATGCCCGAGGACGATCTGGCCCGCGTGATTGCGGAACTGGCGGTCGGGCCGCGCGGGGGGGGTGCGTCGCCGCTTCCGGAGGGAACGGCGGTGCGCCATGTGTTTCACGACGGCGACGGCCGCGTGACGCTGGATCTGTCGCGGGAGGCGCAGAGGAATCACCCCGGCGGCTCGGAGGCCGAGCGCGCCACGATGCAGTGTCTCCTGGCGACGATCGGCACCAACTTCTTGTGGGTGGATGAAGTGCAGATTCTGATCGAAGGGAGACCGGTGGCGACGCTCGCGGGGCACACGGATCTGTCCGGTGCATTCCCGCTGGCGAAGTATCGATAGAACTCGTGGAGTGGCCGGGGCGGAAGCCGGTGGCCGGAAAGGGAGAGAGCGCATGACGCGTGCGGACGGGAGAGGGGTGGACGCCCTGCGAGTCGTCTCGCTGGAGATCGGGTATGCGAAGAACGCGGAGGGGTCGTGTCTCGTGCGGATGGGCGACACCTGGGTGTTGTGCACCGCGTCGGTGGAAAAGGGCGTGCCGGGGTGGCTGCGCGGAAAGGGCCGCGGCTGGGTCACCGGCGAATACGGGATGCTCCCGCGAAGCACTTCCACGCGGATGCGCCGGGGCAAGGGCGGGGGCCGGACGCAGGAGATCCAGCGGATGATCGGGCGCTCGCTCCGCGCGGTGACGGACCTGCAGTCGTTGGGGGACCACACCGTCACACTCGATTGCGATGTGCTGCAGGCCGACGGCGGCACCCGGACGGCGGCGGTCACCGGCGCGTGTGTCGCGCTCTTTGAGGCGTGCGAGAAGATGCGGCAGGACGGCGCGCTGGAGAAGTGGCCCCTTCGCGAGCTCGTGGCGGCGATTTCCGTCGGGGTCGTGGACGGGACGCCGGTGCTGGATCTCCCGTACGAAGAGGACTCGCGGGCGGAGATCGACATGAATGTGGTGATGACGGCCTCGGGTCGGTTTGTGGAAGTGCAGGGGACGGCGGAAGCGGACCCCTTCGAGCGGGAGACGCTGGACGCCATGCTGGACCTGGCGCGTGACGGCGTGTCGGAGCTCGTCGACCTGCAGCGCGGGGTGCTCGGACTGGCGGAGGGCACGGGCGGCGGTGAGTAGCGGAGCGAGCGGTGAAGTGAGGGTCGTGCTGGCCACCCGGAACCCGCACAAGGTGGGTGAGTTTGCCGAACTGCTCCGGGGATTCGGCGTGACTGTCGTTCCGCTGTCGGAGTTCCCCGGGGCGGGAGATGTCGTGGAGGACCGCCCGACCTTCCACGGGAACGCCGCGAAGAAGGCGGAGGCCGCCGCCGCCGCGACGGGGCTTCCCGCGCTGGCCGACGACTCCGGGCTGGAGGTGGATGCGCTCGGAGGGGCGCCGGGCGTTCGGAGCGCGCGTTTCGCCGGAGTGGACGCGGACGACGCGGCGAATCGCCGACACCTGGTGGAATGCATGGCGGATGTCCCGGACGGGGATCGGGATGCGCGGTTCCGCTGCGTGCTGGCGCTGGCGATGCCGGACGGGGAGACGCGGTTTGCGGAGGGCGCGTGCGAAGGTCGGATCCTGCGGGAGGAGCGCGGCTCGGGCGGGTTCGGGTACGATCCGCTCTTCGTGCCCGCCGGGGAGACGCGGACTTTCGCGGAGATGGCATCGACCGACAAGGACGCTCGATCGCATCGGGGGCAGGCCGTGCGCCGTGCGGGGTCGCTCTTCGAGGGGCTGAAGGCGGCCGGGCCGCGCGGGCAGGGCCGGGGGGCGGCTTGACACTTCGCGCGCCACGCGGGTACTGTCTCTCCCGGTTCTCCGGCAGGAAGGGGACTGCTCAGCGGGGGCGCGGACCGGCATTCGCCCCGTTCGCGATCACCTCCGCGGGCGGATCGGTTTCGGGGCGTGGCGCAGTCCGGTAGCGCACCTGCTTTGGGAGCAGGGGGTCGGAGGTTCAAATCCTCTCGCCCCGACCAGCCTGCAGTGGAGATGGACGACCGACCGACGCGCCCGTAGCTCAGCTGGATAGAGCAACGGCCTTCTAAGCCGTGGGCCGCAGGTTCGAGTCCTGCCGGGCGCGCCAGGATCGGCGCGGGTCTTGAAGGGGTGGTGGGTGTAGCTCAGTTGGTAGAGCGCCTGACTGTGGCTCAGGCTGTCGCGGGTTCAAGTCCCGTCATCCACCCCAACCCGCGTGCCCGAAACGGCTTGAAGGGCTCCCGCAGAGGGAGTATCTTGCGCGGGCTTGCGTCCGGGGTTCCCCGGAGGGGCGTGACAGAAGGTGCACCGCTAGCTCAACTGGCAGAGCAACTGACTCTTAATCAGTGGGTTCGGGGTTCGAGTCCCTGGCGGTGTACCACCTCTCGCGCCCGGGGCCTCCCGGACAAGGATGGATCTGTTTGCCGCTTCGGGGGTTGAAACACCCGGGCGAAATGACGAATACTGAAGGGGCCGCTGACGGCGAAGGTTCGCCTGCGGTGGCGTGAGATCACTTTCAACATGGGGGCGAATGGATTCGACGGGGTTCACTGAACCGATGATTGCGTGCCGAGGTGCCCGGCCTCGTTAAAAAGGGCAACACAACAACTGCCAACGACGAGTTGGCCCTGGCCGCCTAAATAGGCCAGCGGTGGCTCCTTCCGTGTCCGCGGGGGGGGATGCCACCGTCATTTTCGCGGACTCGCTGCTTCCGGGCGCCTCGGCCGGAGCGGTCAAAATGCACCGAGGCTGGCGTCGCCCGGATCCCGTCCGTCGGAGCCGGTCGAAGTGAGATTCAAAAGGCGGAAAGCGCACGGATGAATTGTCGGAGACGGTTCTTCGGACGCGGGTTCGATTCCCGCCGCCTCCACCAGTGCGAGGGCCCGTAGCCTGGAAAGGTGCGGGCCCTTACGCGTTTGTGTGAGTTTGACCGTCTGGTTGTGTTGCGATGATTGTTGTTGGGGGAACCGGCGCCGATGAGTGTCGCGATCTCGTTGAGACCCATCCTGGCGATGTCCGGCACCACCCCGCAAAAAGCCGAATGGCCGGTCACCAGGATGAGGCAAGGCCTGGCCGATCTCTCGGTCCCCCCCGGGGGGGGGGGGGGGGGGGGGGGGCGAATCGGTTCCGCCTCCCTGGAACCGATGGTTCCGGTCCCGGCCATGAGGGAGCGCGTGGCTGCACGGTGCCTTGGGCGGAAGTGGCTGCGACACAGCAACCTGGGCGTCTGTTGCCCTTGCCTGGACAGATTGGCACGGATTCTGCTGTGGGGTGGGGCAACTCCGCACCTCTCCACGCGCGGGGTGAACGCACGGATTGCCGGAGGCGCGAAGGTCTCAGGGTTGCGGCAGGAACGGAACTTGACTGGAGTGACGCGTGTCTCTCGCGTCGCCAAGGGGGAAGAGATAAACAAGCTTCTGGCGTTCCTGCTGGCCTTGGCCCTTCCGCAGACGGCCCGCGCTCAGGGCTCCGTCGTCGTGGACTACGACCCCTATCGCCACTCGGCCGTGGAGAGCTTCGATGTCTACGAATACCCTGTCGTTCCGATGACACCCGAGTGGGATACGGTGCACAAGGACTCGACCTGGCAGGTGATCCAGATTCCCTCTGATGTGCTTACCTCCATGAGCACCAGGGGACTCGCACATACCTGTCTCAAGACACCCTTCAGACACAGTTGGGTTATACCCGACGGGAAGGGAGTCAATGCTGGAATTCTCAGAATCAGCAAGGGATCCAATGCATTTGCCGAGCTTCTCCAACGGACGGATGCTGGTCCTGCTCTGTTCGAAGTCTATCAGAGTATGGATCCGGATGCTCCGGATTCCAGCTGGGAGCGAACGACTCGGTTTTGGTACGAGTGGGATTTGGCATTGATCGAGGTCCTGCTCAGTAGGGATGAAATCAGGTCGGGACTCACCAACGAGGCGAAGGTTGATCTTCTGACCCTTGTTGTCGACCGGTACAGGACCCGAGCCACTCAAAAAGAGGGTTGTATGTCTTCCTTGGTGCTCATGGGAAGACTTCTCATCGACCTGGACAGTCCTGACATGGTGTCCAAGTACGATGCAGACGTGCGTTTGAAAACAGCGCTCAACAGCCCCCACTTGATGGGATTCCAGAATCCCGCTGCAATCTTCCCTGTGATTCAGATCGCGATGGCGTATATCGCGTCGATGAACTAGGAGGGTAGTGTCATGAG
This is a stretch of genomic DNA from Gemmatimonadota bacterium. It encodes these proteins:
- a CDS encoding ABC transporter permease, encoding MRTLTAILRRDFRRRRRAPLGTLLMLAFPLALGAVFALAFGGSEPPRLRVALDIRDEGLFGMFLGGAVERPEFTDRVEVTLADSTTGRELLDRNEVSALVVIPADFTRAILGERSVEIPVWKNPRERVLPGVAVEGARILATGADAATLLLAEPLRHLRDLLDESETPPDTRIATLAVLFHHAIDRVARVLLPPVAGLATTTDSEAASPSSGSLFLLFLPGFAVVALLMVMDQSMRDFPREFVGGTLARCLAAPVRPGAIITGKILSTTILGVVCAAILTPFGAVFVDEPVDLPAFALLTIAFCGAAGGFGALVYGGAKSERQGAIVGPIVLLVMSFLGGSYVPLSALPPSMRALSPFTLNFWAVDGYGRILRDGAGVAGVAAHIGVLLALAIVLTTAGGLLLRRRFAGGHR
- a CDS encoding ABC transporter ATP-binding protein, with amino-acid sequence MIHAEMLTRRFGDITAVDGASLDARPGEVTGLLGPNGAGKTTTLSMISGLLAPTSGRILLDGIDLAAEPRRAKSLLGVVPQEIALYEELSARENLEFWGALRGLSGTSLRERIEEVLALVELSDRRDPVSRFSGGMKRRLNLAAGVVHRPRILLLDEPTVGIDVHARARILELVRQMARDGTTVLYTTHYLEEAEALCDRVAILDHGRILADGTLSQLQRSLGDGKVISARGSFTEEEFRARCPVGDAIHFPEDGHVLVAAGHSSAPGVLSALLDSGLSLDDVTIREPSLQSVFLRLTGRELRD
- a CDS encoding O-antigen ligase family protein; this encodes MSASPEARLHRRAGSAIPAFLVCFAFFTPFSIAGAHISLTLAGLAFLTDPQSRSSARRLARGHFLMRPVVAWCVVSIVAALFAIDLFGSVIKLKKLLLLTLLPLGALPQVRARIGWILGALLSSAAAVSTVGLARHLLAGGGLAERLRGITGHYLTIAGILMVVTLVAVGIAASGPGATRPCRRFAGIASAGVLSFIALMATYARGSWLGFGAGALFLLRRNRWPLLALVAAGTLFAMLGPQDARDRLRSIVDPDHPRNIERVLIWEHGLELSLKRPWSGLGLVIPAGLMEKEVATEHGVIRVHSHMHNTPLQIVVSMGFPALAVFGWLVAAWFRLGKRALPGAEGLWERGLVAAYPAVLSALLVNGLVEWNFGDSEILGLFHLLTGLVLGVESAE
- the smpB gene encoding SsrA-binding protein SmpB; the encoded protein is MDENNRTITSHKKARHDYHLIERMEAGLSLTGTEVKSLRAGKASLSEAYARIDGSEVFLVGAHIPEYKHGNRENHEPTRKRKLLLHRREIDRIIGKIREKGLTLVPLRLYWKHGRVKVEIALARGKRSYDRRDDIAATEARREMRKAKARRTGGDE
- a CDS encoding N-acetylmuramoyl-L-alanine amidase, whose protein sequence is MNRLASALLAAGCLALVVHAGTEASAGPRVERSGGFLRTTARPEPRELACFRVDGVDCLRLADVARIFHGTRYWRPDIEKIVLKVAGRRIRLTVDSPFVFTGSEGVNLMAPIVRTGDGVLVPVRLVTRVLSPIVEGEVSWHRDRRLLRIDTEDPTVLRVSYGLPEESVLAEIGLGKAQVARVHHVLEGSGDGTGRRVRVAIDDGILAPELEGFSPGGRFVDSLVATQRAGHAELDFHLSRDAPTGLGLEFRGRPARWLLAAGRADSGDAVEGWGEGERADLAGREVRVVAVDAGHGGMDRGVLSSAGVSEKEIALLIAGRLAELLEDEGFVVVMTRRDDRYIRADSRAEKVIAGRADLLFSIHANGWFDASTRGFSVAVLPEGTAAEEGGMRRWGEVSADAVRESRLLADWTLEEMEALLPLESRGVREGDFAVLRGAGIPAVLVECGFLSNPEESLTLSDGGFHDGVAVALLEAALRFRDAAAVGELQPAEETAP
- a CDS encoding GerMN domain-containing protein, which encodes MKWGIAILAVMVVVLVAGGMYYALEREETNPIAPKVEETPGTRSVELVFAGEDGGTVREDREVLAGEMPEDDLARVIAELAVGPRGGGASPLPEGTAVRHVFHDGDGRVTLDLSREAQRNHPGGSEAERATMQCLLATIGTNFLWVDEVQILIEGRPVATLAGHTDLSGAFPLAKYR
- the rph gene encoding ribonuclease PH, producing the protein MTRADGRGVDALRVVSLEIGYAKNAEGSCLVRMGDTWVLCTASVEKGVPGWLRGKGRGWVTGEYGMLPRSTSTRMRRGKGGGRTQEIQRMIGRSLRAVTDLQSLGDHTVTLDCDVLQADGGTRTAAVTGACVALFEACEKMRQDGALEKWPLRELVAAISVGVVDGTPVLDLPYEEDSRAEIDMNVVMTASGRFVEVQGTAEADPFERETLDAMLDLARDGVSELVDLQRGVLGLAEGTGGGE
- the rdgB gene encoding RdgB/HAM1 family non-canonical purine NTP pyrophosphatase, with amino-acid sequence MSSGASGEVRVVLATRNPHKVGEFAELLRGFGVTVVPLSEFPGAGDVVEDRPTFHGNAAKKAEAAAAATGLPALADDSGLEVDALGGAPGVRSARFAGVDADDAANRRHLVECMADVPDGDRDARFRCVLALAMPDGETRFAEGACEGRILREERGSGGFGYDPLFVPAGETRTFAEMASTDKDARSHRGQAVRRAGSLFEGLKAAGPRGQGRGAA